A single window of Vibrio sp. SCSIO 43137 DNA harbors:
- a CDS encoding LrgB family protein, which produces MWLALTLVTFLIARALSKKLNHPLANPLLISISIVIPLLLFLDVPYQEYYQHNQWLTYLLQPAVVALAYPLYEQLPEIKANWRIIFLACGVGSTLSMLTASLIAVALGTDLPLIASILGKSVTTPIAMAISSQLGGEAAIAAIMVLLVGVFGAIFAYPIYKLIGITHPIAKGLTMGTVSHALGTATCVEKDPRDAAFSSLALVLCGVITSILAPAFFTFALWLSS; this is translated from the coding sequence ATCTGGTTAGCCCTGACACTAGTCACCTTTTTAATTGCCCGCGCACTAAGCAAAAAGCTTAATCACCCGCTGGCAAACCCACTGTTAATCAGTATCTCTATAGTTATTCCCCTGCTGCTGTTTCTTGACGTCCCCTATCAGGAATATTACCAGCATAATCAGTGGCTCACCTATCTGCTTCAGCCGGCGGTGGTTGCTCTTGCCTACCCTCTTTACGAGCAGTTACCCGAAATTAAGGCAAACTGGCGAATCATTTTCCTCGCTTGCGGTGTAGGCAGTACTTTATCTATGTTAACCGCCTCCCTGATTGCTGTAGCTCTGGGAACCGATTTACCGCTGATAGCCAGTATTCTCGGTAAGTCTGTCACCACACCGATTGCCATGGCAATCTCCAGTCAGCTAGGCGGTGAAGCGGCAATAGCCGCTATTATGGTTCTCCTTGTCGGCGTGTTCGGGGCGATTTTTGCTTATCCCATCTATAAGCTTATCGGCATAACTCACCCGATAGCTAAAGGGCTAACCATGGGCACTGTATCTCATGCTTTGGGTACGGCAACCTGCGTAGAAAAAGATCCCCGTGATGCCGCCTTTAGTTCACTGGCGCTGGTTCTGTGCGGAGTTATCACCTCGATACTGGCTCCTGCATTTTTTACCTTTGCTCTCTGGCTTTCTTCTTAA
- a CDS encoding CidA/LrgA family protein — MLKTLIVYCRSLAILLSALALGILIQNTLNISIPGSVIGMLLLFFAMAGGLIPAKWVQPSASLFIRYMILMFIPISTGLMEHMDLLTDNALQILASTIGATFITLISLSYLLERLLVGKK, encoded by the coding sequence ATGCTAAAAACCCTAATCGTTTATTGCCGTTCTCTGGCAATCTTACTATCAGCACTTGCACTCGGCATTCTGATTCAGAACACACTTAACATTAGCATTCCCGGCAGCGTTATCGGCATGCTGCTGCTGTTCTTTGCTATGGCGGGTGGCCTGATCCCGGCGAAATGGGTACAACCTTCCGCCAGTTTATTTATCCGTTACATGATTCTGATGTTTATTCCCATTAGTACCGGGCTGATGGAGCATATGGATCTGCTCACGGATAACGCACTGCAAATTCTGGCCAGTACAATCGGAGCAACATTTATCACGCTGATCTCACTCAGCTACCTTCTTGAGCGGCTTCTGGTAGGTAAGAAATGA
- the sbcB gene encoding exodeoxyribonuclease I, protein MQNEQQPTFFWFDYETWGVNPATDRPSQFAGVRTDKDFNIIGEPLVIYCQPPSDYLPSPEAALITRITPQRTVQKGLPEPEFIRRIHQELSVPNTTSLGYNSIRFDDEVTRHTLYRNFIDPYAWSWKNGNSRWDLLDVMRTCYALRPDGINWPTDDEGRPSFKLEKLSVANGIEHENAHDAMADVIATIELAKKLKAAQPKLFDYLYSMRNKRKLNELIDIVNMTPLVHVSGMLGLECSNTSWMVPLAWHPDNQNAAIMVNLAMDPEPLFQLNSEQLRERLYTRRDELAPDELPVPVKLVHINKCPILAPAKTLTAENAERIGIDREQCLKNLNRLKQHPEIREKLIEMYSVEREYPQDSDVDSQLYNNFFSPADRASMDIILETKPENLAALDISFNDSRIEPLLFRYRARNFPHTLSESEQARWAAHCRDYFESRLPDYMLNLENLAHEHESDADKMAILKSVYQYVEKLVS, encoded by the coding sequence ATGCAAAACGAACAGCAACCGACCTTTTTCTGGTTTGATTATGAAACATGGGGAGTGAACCCGGCAACGGACAGACCTTCTCAGTTTGCGGGTGTTCGTACCGATAAGGATTTCAATATTATCGGTGAACCGCTGGTGATTTACTGTCAGCCTCCGTCAGATTATCTTCCTTCTCCTGAAGCCGCGCTTATTACCCGGATTACTCCGCAACGAACGGTACAGAAGGGTTTGCCTGAGCCTGAGTTTATCCGCCGGATTCATCAGGAGTTATCGGTGCCAAACACAACGTCACTCGGCTACAACAGTATCCGCTTTGATGATGAAGTTACCCGCCATACCCTGTACAGAAACTTTATTGACCCCTATGCGTGGAGCTGGAAAAACGGCAATTCCCGCTGGGATCTTCTGGATGTGATGCGCACCTGTTACGCACTACGCCCCGACGGTATTAACTGGCCGACCGATGACGAAGGAAGACCAAGCTTTAAGCTGGAAAAACTGTCTGTCGCTAACGGTATTGAACATGAAAATGCCCACGATGCCATGGCAGACGTTATCGCAACCATTGAGTTAGCAAAGAAATTGAAAGCCGCCCAGCCTAAGCTGTTTGATTACCTCTACAGCATGCGAAACAAGCGTAAACTGAATGAGCTTATCGATATCGTTAATATGACTCCTCTGGTGCATGTATCAGGTATGTTAGGGCTGGAGTGTTCTAATACCAGTTGGATGGTTCCGTTGGCCTGGCATCCGGACAATCAGAATGCCGCCATTATGGTCAATCTGGCCATGGATCCTGAACCACTTTTCCAGCTTAACAGCGAGCAGCTAAGGGAACGTCTCTATACCCGACGCGACGAGTTAGCCCCCGATGAACTGCCGGTACCGGTGAAACTGGTTCATATAAACAAGTGCCCGATACTGGCTCCGGCAAAAACCCTGACGGCAGAAAATGCAGAACGAATCGGCATCGATCGTGAACAGTGTCTGAAAAACCTCAACAGACTTAAACAGCACCCTGAAATCCGGGAAAAGCTTATAGAAATGTATAGTGTTGAGCGCGAATACCCACAGGATAGTGATGTGGATAGCCAGCTTTACAACAACTTTTTCTCACCTGCTGACCGCGCCTCAATGGATATTATTCTGGAGACTAAGCCGGAAAATCTGGCTGCACTGGATATCAGTTTCAATGACAGCCGTATTGAACCGCTGCTGTTCCGCTACCGGGCGAGAAATTTCCCCCATACCTTAAGTGAGTCAGAACAAGCGCGCTGGGCTGCACACTGTCGTGACTATTTTGAGTCGAGACTGCCGGACTATATGCTCAATCTGGAAAATCTTGCCCATGAGCATGAGAGTGATGCAGACAAAATGGCCATTCTTAAGTCTGTTTACCAATATGTGGAGAAACTTGTTTCCTGA
- a CDS encoding NAD(P)H-binding protein: MDKFGDGAQVVIAGASGLVGQQLTKLLLDEQAVRQVHALVRSPLSLEHPKLNQIQDGQLRITQWDDKQTAADFGFICLGTTKKQAGGKQGLAHVDYELVCQVAQTMKLVGVKRIAVVSSFGANARSLSHYLRCKGKMEQKLLTMGFERTVFVRPGPLAGERYPARTDEVFIGAILKVLSPLLIGTVANFKPILAKDVARAMLYSIYKPFHSPGDNYITLTSREMHQLLDSYHISS; this comes from the coding sequence ATGGACAAATTCGGAGACGGTGCTCAGGTCGTTATTGCCGGTGCAAGTGGATTAGTTGGTCAGCAACTAACAAAATTGCTGCTGGACGAGCAAGCCGTCCGTCAGGTTCATGCTCTGGTAAGATCCCCACTTTCTTTAGAACACCCTAAACTTAATCAGATACAGGACGGCCAGCTAAGAATTACCCAATGGGATGACAAGCAAACGGCTGCCGATTTTGGTTTTATCTGTCTGGGAACCACGAAAAAGCAGGCCGGCGGTAAACAAGGATTGGCCCATGTTGACTATGAGCTTGTCTGTCAGGTTGCACAAACCATGAAGCTTGTCGGTGTTAAACGTATTGCTGTGGTATCCAGCTTCGGCGCCAATGCCCGCTCTTTGTCTCACTACCTGAGATGCAAAGGCAAAATGGAACAGAAGCTTCTAACCATGGGCTTTGAGCGCACCGTGTTTGTCAGGCCGGGGCCTCTGGCAGGAGAAAGATATCCGGCCAGAACGGATGAGGTGTTTATAGGAGCAATCCTGAAGGTACTCTCTCCGCTTCTGATTGGTACGGTAGCTAACTTTAAACCCATTCTGGCTAAAGATGTTGCCAGAGCCATGCTCTATTCCATCTATAAGCCATTCCATTCACCAGGCGATAATTACATCACTTTAACCAGCAGGGAGATGCATCAGTTATTAGATAGCTACCATATCAGCTCTTAG